The Ascochyta rabiei chromosome 5, complete sequence genome has a segment encoding these proteins:
- a CDS encoding D-lactate dehydrogenase (cytochrome): MSLRGLPSASMLSRSCTRAGLGRTTQTQKHTQTHTHTHTHTHTHTHTHTQKRWASHKDQKPVADGERPFYLQLQESIHERVQKEKAEQYKIVSMQQRTARGQFWATVSILLVAAGTGYYFGQLKPPKLDTASTAPLHTFPPVRHNISEANMEAAWTDFRDIVGKANISLERSDLEAHSGSAWSSHPAAPGDVPFCVVKPGSTEQVSAIMSICHERKIPVTPYSGGTSLEGHFAATKGGVCIDFSRMDKILNLHKDDLDVVVQPAVGWERLNEELAKDNLFFPPDPGPGAMIGGMVGTGCSGTNAYRYGTMKDWVISLTVVLADGTVIKTRQRPRKSSAGYDLTRMFVGSEGTLGLVTEATLKVTVKPQHTSVAVSAFPSIRAAADCVFKVVGAGVPMAAIEILDDVQMQCINDAGQTAKTWREAPTLFFKFAGTPSSVKEQVAQVQAMAKKAGSVSFEFAKSEQDKEDLWQARKEALWSVMAKGEGNPDIAVWTTDVAVPISRLPQIIEETKEQISKSGLLGSIVGHAGDGNFHSIILYNRTTEYEKTKHLVHDMVKRAIELEGTATGEHGVGLVKRDYLPHELGTDTVDAMRQLKKAFDPLCLLNCDKIVRAKTPGKGEVAEW, encoded by the exons ATGTCGTTGAGGGGCCTTCCCAGCGCATCCATGCTCTCACGGAGCTGCACACGCGCGGGCCTGGGCCGCACCACGCAAACGCAAAAGCACACGCaaacgcacacgcacacgcatacgcacacgcacacgcatACGCACACGCATACGCAAAAGAGATGGGCCAGCCACAAGGACCAGAAGCCCGTGGCGGATGGCGAGCGGCCGTTCTATCTGCAGCTGCAGGAGAGCATCCACGAGCGCGTGCAGAAGGAAAAGGCGGAGCAGTACAAGATCGTGTCGATGCAGCAGCGGACGGCGCGAGGGCAGTTTTGGGCCACCGTCTCCA TCTTGCTCGTCGCCGCCGGCACGGGCTACTACTTCGGCCAGCTGAAGCCCCCCAAGCTCGACACGGCCTCGACCGCGCCGCTCCACACCTTCCCGCCCGTCAGGCACAACATCTCCGAGGCCAACATGGAGGCCGCCTGGACTGACTTCCGCGACATCGTCGGCAAGGCCAACATCTCGCTCGAGCGCTCCGACCTCGAGGCCCACAGCGGCTCGGCGTGGTCGTCGCACCCGGCCGCGCCCGGCGACGTGCCCTTCTGCGTCGTCAAGCCCGGCTCGACCGAGCAGGTCAGCGCCATCATGAGCATCTGCCACGAGCGCAAGATCCCCGTCACTCCCTACAGCGGCGGCACCAGCCTCGAGGGCCACTTCGCCGCCACAAAGGGCGGCGTCTGCATCGACTTCAGCCGCATGGACAAGATCCTGAACCTGCACAAGGACGACCTCGACGTCGTCGTCCAGCCCGCCGTCGGCTGGGAGCGGCTGAACGAGGAGCTCGCCAAGGACAACCTCTTCTTCCCCCCCGACCCCGGCCCGGGCGCCATGATCGGCGGCATGGTCGGCACCGGCTGTTCGGGCACAAACGCCTACCGCTACGGCACCATGAAGGACTGGGTCATCTCGCTCACCGTCGTCCTCGCCGACGGCACCGTCATCAAGACGCGCCAGCGCCCGCGCAAGTCGTCGGCCGGCTACGACCTCACGCGCATGTTTGTCGGCAGCGAGGGCACCCTCGGCCTCGTCACCGAAGCCACGCTCAAGGTCACCGTCAAGCCCCAGCACACCAGCGTCGCCGTCAGCGCCTTCCCCTCGAtccgcgccgccgccgactgCGTCTTCAAGGTCGTCGGCGCCGGCGTGCCCATGGCCGCCATCGAGATCCTCGACGACGTGCAGATGCAGTGCATCAACGACGCCGGCCAGACGGCCAAGACGTGGAGGGAGGCCCCGACGCTGTTCTTCAAGTTCGCCGGCACGCCCAGCAGCGTCAAGGAGCAGGTCGCGCAGGTGCAGGCCATGGCCAAGAAGGCCGGCTCCGTCAGCTTCGAGTTCGCCAAGAGCGAGCAGGACAAGGAGGACCTGTGGCAGGCGCGCAAAGAAGCCCTGTGGTCCGTCATGGCCAAGGGCGAGGGCAACCCGGACATTGCCGTCTGGACGACCGACGTCGCCGTCCCCATCAGCCGCCTCCCGCAGATTATTGAAGAGACCAAGGAGCAGATCAGCAAGTCGGGTCTCCTGGGCAGCATCGTCGGACATGCTGGTGACGGCAACTTTCACT CCATCATCCTCTACAACCGCACGACCGAGTACGAAAAAACAAAGCACCTCGTGCACGACATGGTCAAGCGGGCCATCGAGCTCGAAGGCACTGCGACCGGTGAACACGGCGTTGGACTGGTCAAGCGCGACTACCTGCCTCACGAGCTGGGGACGGACACTGTCGATGCAATGAGGCAGCTGAAGAAGGCGTTTGACCCTCTGTGTCTGCTCAACTGCGATAAGATTGTTCGCGCTAAGACGCCAGGCAAGGGCGAGGTGGCTGAGTGGTAG
- a CDS encoding Beta-glucosidase, whose translation MPDSYLPKDFLWGFATASYQIEGAPAEDGRGDSIWDAFCRIPGKIAGGESGDVACDSYHRTDEDIALLKQLGAKSYRFSLSWSRIIPLGGRNDPINQKGIDHYVQFAKDLRAAGIEPMVTLFHWDLPEGLDKRYGGLLNKEEFVKDFENYARVCFKAFGSTVKLWITFNEPWCSSILGYGTGLFAPGRTSDRSKSKEGDSSREPWIVGHNLVIAHGAAVKAYRDDFKKQDGGQIGITLNGDWTEPWDPEDPKDREACDRKIEFAICWFGDPIYFGRYPDSMRKQLGDRLPEFTAEEAELVKGSNDFYGMNHYCANYIKHKDTEPELDDNAGNLEILMQNKKGEWIGPETQSVWLRPMPLGFRKLINWLSDRYGGPTFYVTENGTSLKGENELPLEELLNDEFRVEYFRGYIGALADAHALDGVDVRGYSAWSLMDNFEWAEGYTTRFGVTYVDYKGGQKRHPKKSAREISKIFDRYVQKE comes from the exons ATGCCGGATTCATACCTGCCAAAGGACTTTCTGTGGGGGTTTGCGACAGCAAG TTATCAAATCGAAGGTGCCCCCGCCGAGGACGGCCGCGGAGACTCGATCTGGGATGCCTTCTGCCGTATTCCAGGGAAGATTGCAGGTGGAGAGTCTGGTGATGTGGCCTGCGACTCCTACCACCGCACCGACGAAGACATTGCGTTGCTGAAGCAGCTCGGCGCTAAATCCTACCGCTTCTCGCTCTCGTGGTCGCGTATCATCCCGCTCGGCGGACGTAATGACCCTATCAACCAGAAGGGCATCGACCACTATGTCCAGTTCGCCAAGGACTTGCGCGCTGCAGGCATCGAGCCGATGGTGACGCTCTTCCATTGGGATCTCCCTGAAGGCCTCGACAAGCGGTATGGCGGCCTGCTGAACAAAGAGGAGTTTGTCAAGGATTTCGAGAACTATGCCAGGGTGTGTTTCAAGGCGTTCGGTTCGACGGTCAAGCTGTGGATTACCTTCAACGAGCCATGGTGCAGCTCGATTCTGGGTTACGGCACCGGCCTGTTTGCGCCCGGACGCACCAGTGATAGGAGCAAGAGCAAAGAGGGTGACAGCAGCAGGGAGCCCTGGATCGTGGGCCACAACCTTGTCATTGCCCACGGCGCCGCCGTCAAGGCGTATCGCGACGACTTCAAGAAGCAGGATGGTGGCCAAATTGGGATCACCCTGAATG GTGATTGGACCGAACCGTGGGATCCAGAAGACCCAAAGGATCGCGAGGCATGCGACCGCAAGATTGAGTTCGCGATCTGTTGGTTCGGCGACCCAATCTACTTTGGCAGATACCCAGACTCGATGCGCAAGCAGCTTGGCGACAGGCTGCCTGAGTTCACTGCAGAGGAAGCCGAGCTCGTCAAGGGCAGCAACGACTTCTACGGTATGAACCACTACTGCGCGAACTACATCAAGCACAAGGACACGGAACCCGAGCTAGACGACAATGCGGGCAACCTCGAGATCCTGATGCAGAACAAAAAGGGAGAGTGGATTGGCCCAGAGACACAATCTGTGTGGCTGAGGCCCATGCCCCTTGGATTCAGGAAGCTGATCAACTGGCTCAGCGACCGCTATGGAGGCCCTACCTTTTACGTCACGGAGAACGGAACCAGTCTGAAGGGCGAGAACGAGCTCCCTCTGGAGGAGCTCCTGAACGACGAGTTCCGCGTCGAGTACTTCCGCGGTTACATTGGCGCCCTTGCTGATGCCCATGCCCTGGACGGTGTCGACGTCCGTGGCTACTCGGCATGGAGTCTCATGGA CAACTTTGAGTGGGCCGAAGGTTACACGACACGTTTCGGTGTAACGTATGTGGACTACAAAGGCGGCCAGAAGCGTCATCCCAAGAAGAGCGCGCGCGAAATCTCAAAGATCTTCGATCGCTACGTCCAAAAGGAGTAG